A region of Allocoleopsis franciscana PCC 7113 DNA encodes the following proteins:
- a CDS encoding polysaccharide biosynthesis protein has product MKPESDLAVVPVTRKSEVIKRLQELVPPGLPEPHDPELLAKLKTLTVELIEAYKAEGQLEDDPFADVRDRTIHLYTSEVSEKLKGKIALVTGGEGCVGSDLVKKLVELGVKHVISVDNARCGYSSEPKPIAEKKESVTHYAADVRNYDALNSIFDAERPELVFHLAAQRQPGLAEKKVRETISTSLLGTENIINLCEKYGVEQCVFSSTGKASRYFTAEVYAASKKIAEWQFAQAVQQGKVTYSMVRFTHTLDNSLVSFQIDEKIKVGPVINVHAPHRYLTAQNLSEARHLLLNALIFSKPDQLKFFTVTNLGWPTETLEMILYKIVQSGKGWPIYFQGLQPGYEEPFFLGQFDYGNPTDIHLLINTLEDPYRSKDPSGDTIIAELAPFSNEILDKHLAALKALVNDLDLTEEQLKPCLAEAIREITSSICAKASPQALLKILKWGINPKRVKAGEIEVPKQKDILALLAKNLYGRLSLDVLNTSIVKADEFAELVEILATLPGLETEVAYMRAAAKEWKNVAQSQATENVKQKDLVTQ; this is encoded by the coding sequence GTGAAGCCGGAATCCGACTTAGCCGTGGTGCCTGTTACCAGAAAATCCGAGGTCATTAAACGCCTACAAGAATTAGTGCCACCGGGTTTGCCGGAACCGCACGATCCTGAACTTCTTGCCAAACTCAAGACTTTAACTGTAGAACTGATCGAGGCTTATAAGGCAGAAGGACAACTCGAAGACGATCCCTTTGCCGATGTCCGCGATCGCACCATTCACCTCTATACATCTGAAGTTAGCGAAAAACTGAAAGGAAAAATTGCGCTTGTAACCGGTGGAGAGGGATGCGTTGGCAGCGACTTAGTCAAAAAGCTGGTTGAACTCGGTGTCAAACATGTCATTTCTGTAGACAATGCCCGCTGCGGCTATTCATCAGAACCTAAACCCATCGCAGAGAAAAAGGAATCCGTCACCCACTATGCGGCTGATGTTCGCAACTATGATGCCCTCAACTCTATATTCGATGCAGAAAGACCAGAACTTGTCTTTCACTTAGCCGCCCAACGTCAACCCGGATTAGCGGAAAAAAAAGTCAGAGAAACAATCTCGACGAGCTTATTAGGAACAGAGAATATTATCAACCTCTGTGAAAAGTATGGCGTAGAGCAATGTGTATTCTCTTCCACAGGTAAAGCCTCTAGATACTTTACGGCTGAAGTGTACGCCGCTTCCAAGAAAATCGCGGAATGGCAATTTGCCCAAGCGGTGCAGCAGGGTAAAGTCACTTATTCAATGGTGCGCTTTACCCATACCCTAGATAACAGCTTAGTCTCTTTTCAAATTGACGAGAAAATTAAAGTTGGGCCGGTCATTAATGTCCATGCGCCTCATCGCTATCTAACCGCCCAGAATTTGAGCGAAGCGCGTCATTTACTGCTGAATGCCTTAATTTTCTCTAAGCCTGACCAACTGAAATTCTTCACCGTCACTAATTTAGGTTGGCCTACAGAAACCCTAGAGATGATTCTCTACAAAATTGTCCAGTCTGGCAAGGGATGGCCTATTTACTTCCAAGGATTACAACCGGGCTATGAAGAGCCATTTTTCCTGGGTCAATTTGACTACGGTAATCCCACAGACATCCATTTGTTGATTAACACTTTAGAAGACCCATACCGTAGCAAAGACCCTTCTGGAGATACCATTATTGCCGAACTGGCTCCCTTCTCCAATGAAATTCTAGACAAGCATCTGGCTGCCCTGAAAGCGCTAGTGAATGACCTAGATTTAACAGAAGAACAGCTAAAGCCATGTCTAGCAGAAGCAATTCGAGAAATTACCAGTTCTATTTGTGCCAAAGCCTCTCCCCAGGCACTTTTGAAAATTTTGAAGTGGGGGATCAACCCTAAACGGGTTAAAGCGGGAGAGATTGAGGTACCGAAACAGAAAGATATTTTAGCCTTACTTGCCAAAAACTTGTATGGAAGACTCTCCCTAGACGTTTTGAACACATCAATTGTCAAGGCTG